A genome region from Gossypium hirsutum isolate 1008001.06 chromosome A04, Gossypium_hirsutum_v2.1, whole genome shotgun sequence includes the following:
- the LOC121228165 gene encoding vacuolar cation/proton exchanger 3 produces the protein MGSLQEPWVLENVDSKGSVRHGKINMSSSLLRTKSDLPLGSRVRCPMLRHFLANLHEVVLGTKLSVIFPVIPLAFVAHFYGFGRPWVFALSLLGVSALAERISFLTEQIAYYIGPTVGGLVNATCGNATELIIAIFALRQNKIDMVKYSLLGSVLSNLLLVLGTSLFCGGIAHLRKGQKFNRRQAEVNCILLLLALLCHSLPLLFRMSGASAADTADPILQLSRASSVVMLIAYITYLVFQLFTHSQFFEAQEEPKDEEDGALEQGGGEGKEEEEEAVIGFWSAFVWLVGLTSLISLLSEYLVETIEDASYSWGISVSFNSMILLPIVGNAAEHAGAIVFAFKDKLDISLGVALGSATQISMFAVPLCVIAAWIMGIDMDLNFNLLETGCLALSIVAVAFTLQDGNSHYLKGLILILLYSVIGACFFVSKTPLTT, from the exons ATGGGATCGTTGCAAGAGCCATGGGTATTGGAGAATGTAGATTCGAAGGGTTCGGTCCGCCATGGCAAGATTAACATGTCGTCGTCGTTGTTGCGGACAAAGTCGGACCTGCCGCTTGGTTCCAGGGTCCGATGTCCAATGCTTAGGCACTTCCTCGCCAATCTTCATGAGGTCGTTCTAGGGACTAAACTCTCTGTTATCTTTCCTGTTATTCCACTCGCCTTTGTTGCTCACTTCTATGGCTTTGGAAGA CCTTGGGTTTTTGCATTAAGTTTACTCGGAGTTTCAGCATTGGCTGAACGAATCAGCTTCCTCACCGA GCAAATTGCTTATTACATCGGCCCAACAG TGGGAGGGTTGGTGAATGCAACCTGTGGCAATGCTACTGAGCTGATCATAGCCATTTTTGCACTAAGgcaaaataaaatagatatggTAAAGTATTCCCTGCTGGGTTCAGTCCTATCAAACTTGCTTTTGGTTCTTGGGACCTCTCTCTTTTGTGGCGGTATTGCTCACCTCAGAAAGGGACAAAAATTCAACAGA AGACAAGCCGAAGTGAACTGTATCCTACTGCTGCTTGCATTACTGTGCCATTCGCTGCCATTGTTGTTCCGAATGAGTGGGGCATCCGCCGCTGACACAGCCGACCCAATACTGCAGTTGTCGAGAGCCAGCAGCGTTGTTATGTTGATTGCTTACATTACATACCTGGTCTTCCAACTATTCACACACAGTCAATTCTTTGAAGCTCAAGAG GAACCaaaagatgaagaagatggaGCATTGGaacaaggaggaggagaaggaaaggaggaagaagaagaagcagttATTGGATTTTGGAGTGCATTTGTATGGCTAGTTGGACTCACTTCTCTCATCTCTCTGCTATCTGAATATCTTGTAGAAACAATTGAG GATGCCTCGTATTCATGGGGAATCTCTGTTAGCTTTAACAGTATGATTTTGCTACCCATTGTTGGAAATGCAGCAGAACATGCAGGAGCCATCGTTTTTGCTTTTAAAGACAAACTG GATATTTCTCTAGGTGTTGCATTAGGATCTGCAACTCAGATTTCCATGTTTGCAGTACCACTCTGCGTGATTGCAGCTTGGATTATGGGTATTGACATGGATCTTAACTTCAATCTCCTTGAAACTGGCTGTCTCGCCCTGTCAATTGTTGCTGTTGCCTTCACTTTACAA GATGGTAATTCTCACTACCTCAAAGGACTGATTCTTATACTGCTCTACAGTGTTATTGGAGCTTGCTTTTTTGTATCCAAAACACCTCTAA CAACTTGA
- the LOC107930142 gene encoding uncharacterized protein — MTDLKAIFTRLSLYDDGSLLAKLQVRPTWLDRIKDKQLGDKFLELLFRQVEVETATNFKIDSDGVLCFRGRICVPNDEELRLLILREAHSCPYAMHPGGDKMYKDLRELYWWPGLKCEVFDFVARCLTCQQRKYIEYSVRDLVFLNVLPWKKVLRPYRSDPTHVVPVEKIEVRPDLTFENELVQILDHDTKVLQRKSIPLVKVL, encoded by the exons atgaccgaTTTGAAGGCGATATTCACTCGACTGAGTCTTTATGACGATGGAAGTCTCCTGGCTAAGTTGCAGGTTAGACCGACGTGGCTAGATCGGATTAAGGATAAGCAGTTAGGAGATAAGTTCCTTGAGTTGCTATTCCGTCAGGTTGAGGTTGAAACTGCTACTAATTTTAAGATCGACAGTGATGGGGTATTGTGCTTCCGAGGTAGGATCTGTGTACCTAATGATGAGGAGTTGAGACTGTTGATTCTGAGGGAGGCGCATAGTTgtccttacgctatgcatcctggtggagaTAAAATGTATAAGGATCTCcgagagttgtactggtggccagggttgaaatgTGAGGTGTTCGACTTTGTTGCTcgttgtttgacttgtcagcag AGGAAATATATCGAGTATTCTGTAAGGGACTTGGTTTTCCTTAATGTcttgccatggaagaaggttctgag ACcttaccgctctgatcccacgcatgttGTGCCTGTAGagaagattgaggttagaccagatctgacGTTTGAGAATGAGCTAGTTCAGATTTTAGATCACGACACTAAGGTTCTGCAAAGGAAATCCATCCCTTTAGTGAAGGTGCTGTAG